In Micromonospora cremea, the genomic window ATGTCGGCGTCGTACCAGGAGCCGTCAGCCATGACTCCTAGCCTGCCGTACGTCGGATGGCCTCCGTCGGCGGGGCCGCACCTTTTGGCGCGGTCCCGCCTGGGATTTTCGCCGCAAAAGCTACCAAATACATCAGCTGGTACGGGACCGCCAGCGGCGGCCGTCGTCGCTGGGCTTCCAGTCGGCCGAATCGTGGCTGTCCGCGGTGAGGCCGGCCGACGAGGCGGCGGCGAGAAGGATCAGGAACAGGAGGAAGAGTAGGAACTCCATGGCGGCGCTCGCTTTCGCATGGTTGCTGTCGGTTTCGCCGCCGGTGCGCACCGGACTGAGACCAGTCTGCGACGACTCGCGCCGCTCGGACAGTGGCAGTGATGCCACTGGGCATCGATTTACTGCCACCTCTCGGGTTACCCTCGTCACATGCTTCGCTCCGTGGCCGTCCTCGCCCTCGACCAGGTCGCACCCTTCGAGCTCGGCGTGCTCGCCGAGGTCTTCGGCACCGACCGGACGGCCGACGGTTTCCCCGGTTACCGCTTCCGCGTGTGCAGCCCGGACGGCGCACCCGTGCGCACCTCGTCCGGCTTCCACCTCACCCCGCACGCCGACCTCGGCCCGGTGGAGGACGCCGACCTGGTGGCCGTGCCCGCGCACAATCAGGGCACCACCGTTCCCGGCCCGGTGCTCGACGCGCTGCGCCGGGCCGACGCGCGCGGCGCGCACCTGTTCAGCGTCTGCTCCGGCGCCTTCCTGCTCGGCGCGGCCGGGCTGCTGGACGACCGGGAGTGCACCACCCACTGGCGCTACGTCGACGAGCTGCAACGCCGGTACCCGCGCGCCCGGGTGCGCTGCAACTCGCTGTACGTCCACGACGGTCGGCTGCTCACCAGTGCCGGCACGGCGGCCGGCATCGACGCCTGCCTGCACCTGGTCCGCCAGGAGCACGGCTCGGCCACCGCGACCCGGCTGGCCCGGCGGATGGTGGTCCCGCCGCACCGCGACGGCGGCCAGTCGCAGTACGTCGAGGCGCCGATCCCGAAGGCGCCCGAGGCGCCCACCCTGGAGCCGGTGCTGGAGTGGCTGATGGGACACCTGGACCGGACGATCACGGTGGAGGAGCTGGCCGCCAGGGCCGGCATGGCACCGCGTACGTTCGCGCGCCGGTTCCGGGCCGAAACCGGCACCACCCCGCACGACTGGCTCACCAACCAGCGTGTGCTACTCGCCCGACGGCTGCTGGAGGAGACCCCGTTGAGCGTGGAGGCGGTCGCCGACCAGGCCGGCTTCAGCGACGCGGCGGCGCTGCGCCACCATTTCAGTCGCCGGGTCGGCGCCACCCCGCACAGCTACCGGACCACCTTCCGCGACCGGGCGTACAGCGGCTGAGACCAGCCGACCCGATGCACACCCGCACGGCCGATCAGGTGGGGCCCACCGGCGCCAGCCGGTCGGCGCGGCGGAGCACCCGGACACCACCGGGAAGGTCGGTCGGGCCCTGACCGTGCCACCCGGTGACCAGGGCGTCCAGCGCGGCGACGTGCCGGTACGACAGGGCGCCCGGCGGGGCGCCCAGCTCGCGCGCCCACGCATGCAGCACCCGGCCGCGTACGGCGGGGGCCAGACCGACCAGTTCCGGCACCCGGAGCCCGCCCCCGGGATGCCGGGCCGCCGCCAGCGCCGCCTGCGCCACCTCGTCGAGGGCGGCGTTGTCGGCCGCCACCAACCGGGCGGTACGCGCCAGATTGTCCAGTACGCCCGGCCCGAGCGCCCGTACCAGCGCCGGCAGCACGTCCGCCCGCACCCGGGAGCGGGCGTACGACGGGTCGGTGTTGTGTGGGTCCTGCCACGGGCTCAACCCGAGCACCTCACACGCGGCGCGGGTCTGCTCCCGACCGATCTCCAGCAGCGGGCGCAGCAGCGGCACCCCGGACAGCTCCCGCCGGGCCGGCATCCCGGCCAGCCCGCGCGGGCCGGCACCCCGGGCGAGCGCGAGCAGCACGGTCTCCGCCTGGTCGTCACGGGTGTGCCCGGTGAGCACCGCGACGGCGCCGAGCTGCCCGGCGACCTCGGTCAACGCCTGGTAGCGGGCCTCCCGGGCGGCCGCTTCAGGTCCACCCGGCCGCCCGGCCACCTCCACCCGGACCACCGTCGCCGGGGTGAACCCGGCCTCCCGGGCCCAGGCGGCCACCGCCTCGGCGCGCTGCGCCGAGCCGGCCTGCAGGCCGTGGTCGACGGTCACCAGGCCGACGACCCGACCCAGCCGGGGCGCCACGAACGCGGTGGCCGCCGCCAGGGCGAGCGAGTCGGCGCCGCCAGAGCAGGCGACCAGCACCGGCCCACCGGACGGCAGACCGGTCAGCGCGCGGCGGACCGCCACCCGGATCGCGGCCACCGGCGGAGCGAGTGCGGCCACCGGCGGACGGTCAGCCGGCGGCGGGGAGGGTGCCGGCCGGGCCGTGCACCCGGGCCACCCAGGCGTCCGGATCGCCCAGCTCGGAGAGCCGGGGCAGGGTGAGCGGCGAGTTGAAGATCGAGTTGAACCCGTCCATGCCGACCCGCTCGACCACGCCGTGCACGAACTTGCGCCCCTCGGCGTACTGGCGCATCTTGACGTCCACCCCGAGCAGCCGGCGGATCGCCTTCTCCAGCGGGTTGCCCGCTTCGCGCCGTCGGTTGAACGACGCCCGGATCCGCTCCACGCTCGGGATCACCTGCGGGCCGACTCCGTCCATGACGAACTCGGCGTGCCCCTCCAGCAGGGTCATCAGCGCGGTGAGCCGGTCCAGCACCGCCCGCTGCGCCGGGGTCTGCACGATGTCCAGCACGCTGGTCCGGCTCTCCGGGTCGCGGACCGCGTCGGACAGGGTGGCCACCCCACGCCGCAGCCGCTCGAGCAGGTGCTCGCCGCCGCTGGACGAGGCGTCCACGAACGCCTGCACCTCGCTCAGGAAGTAGGCCCGCATCCACGGCACCGCGGTGAACTGCGTCCGATGGGTGACCTCGTGCAGGCACACCCAGAGCCGGAAGTCCCGCGGGTCGGCGCCGAGCTTGCGCTCCACCTCGACGATGTTCGGCGCGACCAGCAGCAGCTGACCCGGGTCGGCGGAGAAGACCTCGTACTGGCCGAGCACCCGGCCGGACAGGTAGGCCAGCACGGTGCCGGCCTGCACCCCGGTCAGCCGGGACCCGATCGCCTCGGTCAGCGCACCGGGCCGCTTGTCGCCGGAGAGCCGGCTGACCAAGGGGGTGATCACCTCACGCAGCCCGGCGATGTTGGCGGCGGCCCAGTCCCGGCGGTCGACCACCCGCACCGGCGGGTGCGCCACCTGCGCCCGCAGCCCCGTGTAGTCGGCCACGTGCCCGGCTGCCTCGTCGGTCAGCCGCCGCAGGTCGCCGACCACGTCGGTGGCCTCGGTGTACGACACCCGGGGGCCCGACTTGCTCAACGCCCCCGCGGTGGCGGCGGCCAGATCCCAGTCCACGAACTGCGCCATGGACCCACCGTACCCGCGCCGCAACACCATGGCCCGGGCTCGCGTCGGCGCTCGCGGCGTCCACCGCCGAGGAGACCCCGGACCGGCGACGGTCAGCGGCAGCCGCAGCTGGCCAGCGCGGCGGCGATGCGGTCCAGTGCCGGTTGGGCTTCTTCCCTCCCGCCGGGCACCTGGTCGGTGAGCACCGCGAAGGTGAGCAGCCGGCCGTCGGCCGTGGTGACCAGGCCCGCAATGGCGTGCACACCGGTCAGCGTGCCGGTCTTGGCCCGCACGGTGCCCGCCCCGGCACCCGTGCCGGGGGCGTCGCGGTAGCGCTCGTTGAGGGTGCCCGACCATCCGCCCACCGGCAGGCCACCGAAGACGCCCGCCAGCTCCGGATGGTCGGGGCTGGCGGCCAGCCGGACCAGGTCGGTCAGCAGGGACGGGCTGATCCGGTTGCGGCGGGACAGCCCGCTGCCGTCGGAGAGGGCGATCTCGTCGGCGGGCAGGCCCAGCTCGGCCACCTCCGCGTCCATCGCGGCGGCGGCCCCGTCGAACGAGGCCGGCTGGTTGCGGGCCAGCGCGACCTGCCGTGCCAGCGCCTCGGCCAGCAGATTGTCGCTCTCGCTGATCATGACGTCGACCAGCCGGATCAGCGGCGGTGACTGCACCACGCCCAGCTCGGTGCCTGCCGCCGGGGTCGCGCCACCGGCGGCGGCGGCCGGGGCCGTGCCGCGCTTGACGGCGGCGGCCGGCACGCCGAGCAGCCGCGCGAACGAACGGCCGGCGGCCAGGTCGGGCTCGGTGACCCGCTCCGCGGAGCCCTGCCCGACGCCCGGGTCCCTGCGCGCCCCGTCGGCCATCAACGCGGTCACCGCCCCACCAGACCCGCCGGTGGGGATGTCGTCGTCCCAACCCGGGCCGTAGACCGGACCGGAGTAGATCGAGCCGTCGACGATGACGCTGGTCGGGGCGACGCCGCCGAGCGCGGTGCGCACCTGGGCGGCCAGGTCGTCGAGGCGCGCCGCGCCCGGGTAGTAGCCCTTCTTGTCGACCGCGAGGGTGGGGTCGCCCCCACCGACGATCACCACCTCGCCGGGCTTGGCACCGGCCACCGCCCGGGTGGGGATCCGGTAGCCGGGACCACGCGCGGCCAGCACGGTCACCGCCGTCGCCAGTTTGGTCACCGAGGCGGGCACCGTCCCGTCGTCCGCCCCCTTGGCGAACAACGTGTGGCCGGAGGTCACGTCGGCCACCGAGACGTTCACCCGGTCACCCAGGTCGGCCACCCCGACCAGTGGGTCCAGCGCGGCGCGTACCCCGTCAGGGCTGGGCAGGGGGGCGTTCGGGTCCGGTCCGGCCAGCACGTCCGACGGGTCGGGCTCGGCGGTCGCGCCGGCTGCGGTCGACGCGGGCCCGGCGTCGTCGCCCAGCCAGCCGGCGACCGGACCGGGCCGGGTCACGCCGACCCCGACGCCGGCGAGCACCAGCAGCAGCACCAGGGCAAGCACGACCGGCAGCCGGCGGCGCGGCGCGGCGGGCGCGGGGAGTGGTTCGGCGCCGGTGGGCGCGGGGGGCGACGCGGCGCCGGCGGACGCGGGCAGCGCGGAGATCGGCGGACCCAGCGGTGGGGCGCCGGTCGGGATCGGGATGGTCGACTCGTCGCCGGACGGCGGGCGGGCCGGGCTGGTCGGGATCGCGGCGCTCCCGCCCGGTGGGGCGCTCGTGGGCCGGTTGCCGTCGAGGGTCGGGAAGCGACCGGTGTTCGGGGCTACGGGAGCCGACCCCGCGGGTGGGCGCCACGGCAGCGGCGGTGGACGCTCGGGAACCGTCTCCGGCGCCGGAGGCGACGGCTCTGCCGCCCGAGGGAGGTGGGCGTCGGGCACCGGGACCCTGCCGGTGGCACCACCGGAGCCGGATCGTCCGGTACCACGCGCGGCGCCCCCGTCCGGGCGGTAGTGTGAATCTTCCCTCCCCACGACCCCCTCCTCCCCCAGCGAAAATCGGCTTGGGTGACACTACTTCGGTCCGAAGACTATGCGGCGGCCGGAGTCGGTGGGTGGGCATTCGCCTGTCCGGGGGGCAGCCAGTGGTTTCCGTTAGCCAGCGTGGGCAGACGAGGGAGCGTGCAGATGGATTTCGACGTGACGGTTGAGATCCCCAAGGGTCACCGGAACAAGTACGAGGTGGACCACGCGACCGGCCGGATCCGGCTGGACCGCACCCTCTTCACGTCCACCCAGTACCCGGCGGACTACGGGTTCATTGAGGGCACGCTGGGCGAGGACGGCGACCCGCTGGACGCCCTGGTGCTGGTCCCCGAGCCGACCTTCCCGGGCTGCCTGATCCGCTGCCGCACCATCGGCATGTTCCGGATGACGGACGAAAAGGGCGGCGACGACAAGGTCCTCTGCGTGCCCTACGAGGACCCCCGCCAGGAGCACCTGCGCGACATCCACCACCTGGGCGAGTTCGACCGGCTGGAGATCCAGCACTTCTTCGAGGTGTACAAGGACCTGGAGCCCGGCAAGTCGGTGGAGGGCGCGACCTGGGTCGGCCGTACCGAGGCCGAGGCCGAGATCCACGCCTCCTACCAGCGGGCGCGCGACGCCGAGGCGCGCGGCGAATCCGCCCACTGACGATCGCTGACGTGCCGGGCCCGTGGGCCGCTCAACCGAGCAGCCCCCGGGCCCCGTCGTACAGGTCGAGCACCGCACAGGCGACCGGCACCACGGCGACCACCAGCGCGTGTCGGTCAGGTCCGCGATCCGGCCCAGGTACGGCGAGACCGGCCGGCGGGCGTACCCGGTGCCGGCCGCGACGGCCACCAGGGCCAGCGCCGCCCCGCCGAGGACCAGCGCCGCCCCGCCGAGGACCAGCGCCAGCCGCCCCGCGTCGTCGGCCCGGCCGACCAGCACCGTGCCCAGCACCGCGTAGCCGGCCAGACCGGCGAGCACCGTCGGCACCCGGTGCCGCAGCGCCACGAACAGCCGCGACCGCAGCAGCAGCACGGCCGAGGTCACCGCCACCAGCACCGGGCCGGCGGTCCCGCCGGCCACCCCGAGCACCGCCGCCGCGGCCACCGCCAGCAGCGCGTGCCCGAGCAGCATCCCGGTGAGCATCTCCTCGGTGCGGGTCACCGCCGCGTGCACCCGGCTCCGGTCCGGCAGGTCCCGGGCCCGCTCCGGCTCCGCAGCGGGGGTGGCGGCCGGCAGGGTGATCGGCGGCAACGGCAGCTTGCCCAACCTGATGGCCAGCAGCGGGATCGCCCCCACGGCGAAGACCAACGTGCTCAGCAGCACCGCCGCCGTGCCAGCCGGAGCCAGCAGCAGACCACCGAGCGCCGCCCCGGCCCCGACCAGCCCCACCGTGACGCCGGCCACGAAGACCCGCAGCCGACTGGCCACCCCGAGCAGCCCGAGCAGCCCGAGCAGCGTGACCAGCAGGAGCGCCACCGAACCGGCCAGCAGTTCGGGCGCGCCGACCCACCGCACCGGCCCGAACAGGCCGACCGGGTCGCCGGAGCCGACCGCGAGGGCGCCCGCCACGAACGCGTACGGCTGGGCGTAGCCACCGAGCGTCGCCCCGGCGGCGCCGTCGCCGTTGGCGCGGGAGGCGACCGTGCCGGCCACCGTGAGCAGCACCGCCACCACGGCCGCCGCGAGCCAGCCACCGCGGTGCGCCGGACCGCCGGCGAGCAGGGCGAGCAGCCCGACGGCGAGCGGCACCGCGGCACCGGCCAGGCCGGCCGTCCGGGTGGCGGTGGGCGACCAGGCGCCGCCGCGGCGGCGCGCGCCGTCGGCGATCGCCTCCACCACGTCGTCGTACTCGAGCTCGGGCCAGTGGGCGCGGGCCGGCACCAGGTGCAGCACCTCACCGTCGCGGACCCCCTGTGGCAGCAGCGCCTGAGCGGTCGCCAGCAGCGCGCCGTCGGTGCGGCGCAGCACCCAGCCGCCGTGCCGTTCGCCGTCGTCGGCCAGCCCCTCACCGGCGTGCCAGAGCACGTCGGGCAGCAGCTCGGCCAGGGGCACCTGCTCCGACAGGGCGACGTCCACCCGCCGTTGCGGCGCGCTGATGGTGACGCGGGCCAGCCCGTTTGTCATCGACTGATCTCCATATCGAGGGGGATCGGAGGCTGCGCGGACGACAGGACTTTACCTACCATGAGCCAGGCTCGGGTTACCCAGCGCAGTCAGGAGGCCACCCGGCGGGAGGGCGTACGCCTCGTCCAGCTCGCTCAGCTGCCACCGCCGTGACCCGTCTCGCCAGTTCCTCCCGTGACAGGTGGGGAAACCGGTAATCTCCGATCGTCATGGTTCCGTCGGGATGAATGGCTGAGGATGTGACTGGGGTTCGGCACAGCTGTCCGGCAGCGGCCCGACGGGCAACCGGCCGGGTGCTGCTCGGTGTGGTGGCGGTCCTCGCCGTCGTGGCCCCGGCCGCGGCCGCCACGCCCGTCGCCGCGTCCGCCACCGGCGGACAGCTCGCCGGCGCGCCGCTGGCGTTCGCCCCCGGTGACAGCGTGAGCCGCACCGACCAGGTCCGCGACGAGCAGTGGCAGCTCGACGAGCTGCGCGCCGAGACGGCCTGGCGCAGCTCGACCGGGCGGGGTGTGACCGTCGCGGTGGTCGACTCCGGAGTGGATGCCAGCCATCCCGACCTGGTGGGCCAGGTGCTGTCCGGCGTCGACATGGTGAGCCCGGACGGCGGCGCCGACCCGGATCCGGTGGGGCACGGCACCACTGTCGCGGGCCTGATCGCCGGTCGGAAGGACGACAAGCGGGGCGTGGTCGGCCTGGCGCCGGACGCGCGGATCCTGCCGGTGCGCGTGCTCGACGACGAGAACCGCTACGACGACGCGCTGATCGTCGCCCAGGGGGTGCGTTGGGCGGTCGACCACGGCGCGAGCGTGATCAACCTGTCGCTGGGCGGCAGCGGCGACAGCCCCGCCCTGGCCGCGGCGCTGGACTACGCGTTCGCCCGGGACGTGGTGGTCATCGCCTGCACCGGCAACGTGGCCACCTCCAGCAACTCAAAGGTATGGTATCCGGCCCGCGAGCCGGGCGTGATCGCCGTCGCCGGTCTGGAGCGCAACACCGACAACCTCTGGTCCGGCTCGATCACCGGGCGGGCGACGGTGCTGACCGCACCCGCCACCGGGCTGGTCGGCGCCAAATCCCCGGACGGGTACTGGCGGGTGCAGGGCACCAGCTTCGCCGCACCGCTGGTGACCGCCACCGCCGCGCTGGTCCGC contains:
- a CDS encoding GlxA family transcriptional regulator, encoding MLRSVAVLALDQVAPFELGVLAEVFGTDRTADGFPGYRFRVCSPDGAPVRTSSGFHLTPHADLGPVEDADLVAVPAHNQGTTVPGPVLDALRRADARGAHLFSVCSGAFLLGAAGLLDDRECTTHWRYVDELQRRYPRARVRCNSLYVHDGRLLTSAGTAAGIDACLHLVRQEHGSATATRLARRMVVPPHRDGGQSQYVEAPIPKAPEAPTLEPVLEWLMGHLDRTITVEELAARAGMAPRTFARRFRAETGTTPHDWLTNQRVLLARRLLEETPLSVEAVADQAGFSDAAALRHHFSRRVGATPHSYRTTFRDRAYSG
- the tilS gene encoding tRNA lysidine(34) synthetase TilS is translated as MAALAPPVAAIRVAVRRALTGLPSGGPVLVACSGGADSLALAAATAFVAPRLGRVVGLVTVDHGLQAGSAQRAEAVAAWAREAGFTPATVVRVEVAGRPGGPEAAAREARYQALTEVAGQLGAVAVLTGHTRDDQAETVLLALARGAGPRGLAGMPARRELSGVPLLRPLLEIGREQTRAACEVLGLSPWQDPHNTDPSYARSRVRADVLPALVRALGPGVLDNLARTARLVAADNAALDEVAQAALAAARHPGGGLRVPELVGLAPAVRGRVLHAWARELGAPPGALSYRHVAALDALVTGWHGQGPTDLPGGVRVLRRADRLAPVGPT
- a CDS encoding zinc-dependent metalloprotease; its protein translation is MAQFVDWDLAAATAGALSKSGPRVSYTEATDVVGDLRRLTDEAAGHVADYTGLRAQVAHPPVRVVDRRDWAAANIAGLREVITPLVSRLSGDKRPGALTEAIGSRLTGVQAGTVLAYLSGRVLGQYEVFSADPGQLLLVAPNIVEVERKLGADPRDFRLWVCLHEVTHRTQFTAVPWMRAYFLSEVQAFVDASSSGGEHLLERLRRGVATLSDAVRDPESRTSVLDIVQTPAQRAVLDRLTALMTLLEGHAEFVMDGVGPQVIPSVERIRASFNRRREAGNPLEKAIRRLLGVDVKMRQYAEGRKFVHGVVERVGMDGFNSIFNSPLTLPRLSELGDPDAWVARVHGPAGTLPAAG
- the dacB gene encoding D-alanyl-D-alanine carboxypeptidase/D-alanyl-D-alanine endopeptidase, with the protein product MPVVLALVLLLVLAGVGVGVTRPGPVAGWLGDDAGPASTAAGATAEPDPSDVLAGPDPNAPLPSPDGVRAALDPLVGVADLGDRVNVSVADVTSGHTLFAKGADDGTVPASVTKLATAVTVLAARGPGYRIPTRAVAGAKPGEVVIVGGGDPTLAVDKKGYYPGAARLDDLAAQVRTALGGVAPTSVIVDGSIYSGPVYGPGWDDDIPTGGSGGAVTALMADGARRDPGVGQGSAERVTEPDLAAGRSFARLLGVPAAAVKRGTAPAAAAGGATPAAGTELGVVQSPPLIRLVDVMISESDNLLAEALARQVALARNQPASFDGAAAAMDAEVAELGLPADEIALSDGSGLSRRNRISPSLLTDLVRLAASPDHPELAGVFGGLPVGGWSGTLNERYRDAPGTGAGAGTVRAKTGTLTGVHAIAGLVTTADGRLLTFAVLTDQVPGGREEAQPALDRIAAALASCGCR
- a CDS encoding inorganic diphosphatase, with product MDFDVTVEIPKGHRNKYEVDHATGRIRLDRTLFTSTQYPADYGFIEGTLGEDGDPLDALVLVPEPTFPGCLIRCRTIGMFRMTDEKGGDDKVLCVPYEDPRQEHLRDIHHLGEFDRLEIQHFFEVYKDLEPGKSVEGATWVGRTEAEAEIHASYQRARDAEARGESAH
- the mycP gene encoding type VII secretion-associated serine protease mycosin — encoded protein: MAEDVTGVRHSCPAAARRATGRVLLGVVAVLAVVAPAAAATPVAASATGGQLAGAPLAFAPGDSVSRTDQVRDEQWQLDELRAETAWRSSTGRGVTVAVVDSGVDASHPDLVGQVLSGVDMVSPDGGADPDPVGHGTTVAGLIAGRKDDKRGVVGLAPDARILPVRVLDDENRYDDALIVAQGVRWAVDHGASVINLSLGGSGDSPALAAALDYAFARDVVVIACTGNVATSSNSKVWYPAREPGVIAVAGLERNTDNLWSGSITGRATVLTAPATGLVGAKSPDGYWRVQGTSFAAPLVTATAALVRSRYPRMPAGEVVNRLLATARDLGPTGRDDRFGYGAVDPVAALTAQVPPVTVNPLDDLASPGVVGFGPAPGSADNDPVTGAGSDPLGLTAPRQQTRWTARAAGAQADSAPEQLWTGAALLVALVTGAALMVRRFRQRAR